The following coding sequences lie in one Pelobacter seleniigenes DSM 18267 genomic window:
- the rsmA gene encoding 16S rRNA (adenine(1518)-N(6)/adenine(1519)-N(6))-dimethyltransferase RsmA, translating to MEYRTKKRFGQHFLHDQGVIDKIMTAAALDGSQRVVEIGPGLGVLTDRLLPLAAQVEVMEIDRDLIERLNQRSDPGLIVHGGDVLKLPWGELFNQPPYIMVANLPYNISSQVVFRILEYRHLFERLVLMFQREVGERLLAAPGSKDYGILSVLCQLWFDLRNVTLVRPGAFNPPPKVDSIVLHFQRRVTPRVDPVDEGLFRKVVKGAFTQRRKTLRNSLQGAGFMAAEIDIALDTTGIDPGRRGETLHLEEFSALTRAFFSRS from the coding sequence ATGGAATATCGCACTAAAAAGCGTTTCGGTCAGCATTTCCTGCACGATCAGGGAGTGATCGACAAAATCATGACCGCCGCCGCCCTTGACGGCAGTCAGCGGGTGGTGGAAATCGGCCCCGGTCTTGGGGTCCTGACCGACCGGCTGTTGCCGCTGGCCGCACAGGTGGAAGTCATGGAGATCGATCGTGACCTGATTGAACGTCTCAACCAGCGCAGCGATCCCGGTCTGATCGTTCACGGGGGGGATGTCCTCAAGCTGCCCTGGGGAGAGCTGTTCAACCAGCCTCCTTATATCATGGTGGCCAATCTGCCTTACAATATTTCCAGTCAGGTGGTGTTTCGGATTCTGGAGTACCGCCATCTGTTCGAACGCCTGGTGCTGATGTTTCAGCGTGAGGTCGGTGAACGGTTGCTGGCTGCGCCGGGTAGCAAGGATTACGGTATCCTGTCTGTGCTCTGTCAGCTCTGGTTTGACCTGCGCAATGTCACCCTGGTCAGGCCCGGGGCCTTCAACCCGCCACCCAAAGTCGATTCCATCGTACTCCATTTTCAGCGTCGTGTTACACCGCGGGTCGACCCGGTTGATGAGGGTCTGTTCCGGAAGGTTGTCAAGGGGGCGTTTACCCAGCGCCGCAAAACCCTGCGCAACAGTCTGCAGGGGGCCGGTTTTATGGCCGCGGAGATCGACATCGCGCTGGACACAACCGGAATTGACCCCGGCAGACGGGGCGAAACTCTCCACCTGGAGGAGTTTTCCGCCCTGACTCGCGCTTTTTTTAGCCGCTCTTAA
- a CDS encoding PhoH family protein has translation MKKHYVLDTNVLLHDPQAILKFSDNHVILPLTVIEEIDRFKKDQSETGRNARHISRMIDEFRLQAKLVEGVPLENGGVLRVAIYKEELMQKLPPELRVDRGDNRIIAVAKDLQENSPNGPVIFVTKDINLRIKADTIGLRTEDYQNDKIPVEDLYTGTTEQLVPAEQVDLFYEQGALAVTGEFYSNQGITLVDETNPSHTAIGRYDSVGKKIVPLLKIPKEGIWGIHARNREQQFAFDLLLNDDVQLVSLVGKAGTGKTLLAIAAGLLKTADEGAYNRLLVSRPVFPMGRDLGFLPGDIEEKLSPWMQPIFDNVELLLSSYDEAGKRKRGYRELIDLGLMEIEPLTYIRGRSIPKQYMIVDEAQNLTPHEIKTIITRAGEGTKIILTGDPFQIDNPYVDSASNGLTYAVERLKGHDIAGHTTLSKGERSALAELAANLL, from the coding sequence ATGAAAAAACATTACGTTCTTGATACCAATGTGCTGCTTCATGATCCCCAGGCTATTCTGAAGTTTTCCGACAATCACGTGATTCTGCCGCTGACGGTGATCGAAGAGATTGATCGGTTTAAGAAAGATCAAAGTGAAACCGGCCGCAATGCCCGGCACATCTCGCGGATGATCGATGAGTTTCGTCTCCAGGCCAAACTGGTAGAGGGGGTTCCGCTGGAAAATGGCGGCGTGCTGCGGGTTGCGATCTATAAAGAAGAGCTGATGCAGAAACTGCCGCCGGAGCTGCGCGTTGATCGTGGCGATAACCGGATTATCGCGGTGGCCAAGGATCTGCAGGAGAATTCTCCGAACGGCCCGGTGATCTTCGTCACCAAGGACATCAACCTAAGGATCAAGGCGGATACCATCGGTTTACGCACCGAAGATTATCAGAATGACAAGATCCCGGTGGAAGATCTTTACACGGGGACGACCGAACAGCTGGTGCCGGCCGAACAGGTTGACCTTTTTTATGAGCAGGGGGCGCTGGCAGTGACCGGCGAGTTTTACTCCAATCAGGGGATAACCCTGGTTGATGAGACCAACCCCTCGCATACCGCCATCGGCCGCTACGACAGCGTCGGCAAGAAAATTGTTCCGTTGCTGAAAATTCCCAAAGAGGGAATTTGGGGGATTCACGCCCGCAACCGCGAACAGCAGTTCGCCTTCGATCTGTTACTGAATGACGATGTGCAGCTGGTCTCACTGGTTGGAAAAGCTGGCACCGGGAAAACTTTGCTTGCTATTGCGGCAGGATTGTTGAAAACTGCCGACGAAGGCGCTTATAATCGGCTGCTGGTGTCCCGCCCGGTGTTCCCCATGGGGCGCGATCTCGGTTTTCTGCCTGGCGATATCGAAGAAAAACTGTCTCCCTGGATGCAGCCTATTTTTGACAATGTGGAATTGTTGCTGTCCTCCTACGATGAAGCCGGCAAAAGAAAACGCGGCTATCGCGAACTTATCGACCTGGGCTTGATGGAGATTGAGCCGCTGACTTATATTCGCGGCCGGTCGATCCCCAAGCAGTACATGATTGTCGATGAAGCGCAAAACCTGACTCCCCACGAGATCAAGACCATTATCACGCGGGCTGGGGAGGGGACTAAAATTATTTTGACCGGCGACCCCTTCCAGATCGACAATCCTTATGTCGATTCGGCCAGTAACGGATTGACTTATGCTGTTGAACGACTGAAAGGGCATGATATTGCCGGACACACGACCTTAAGCAAGGGAGAGCGGTCGGCCCTGGCCGAACTGGCAGCGAATCTGCTGTAA
- the tsaD gene encoding tRNA (adenosine(37)-N6)-threonylcarbamoyltransferase complex transferase subunit TsaD: protein MLLLALESSCDETSVAVVRNGAEVLSNLISSQVDLHAVYGGVVPELASRRHLEVINPLVAQALADAGVKPGQLEGVAATRGPGLIGALLVGLSFAKAYAYALGVPMIGVHHIEGHILAIQLERQVEFPFLAAAVSGGHTHLFRVDGIGRYRLLGRTVDDAAGEAFDKVAKMLGLGYPGGPIIDRLAKSGDDGGIVFPRPLLKKDNFDFSFSGMKTAVLNYLHGLENRPDDQHIAQVACAFQTAVVDVLTRKIIRAARAEGLCRIVVAGGVACNSGLRATLTRLAAEKGLEAIFPSPGLCADNAAMLAVAGDYYLSRGQRSGLDLNAVSSWPLEQVRG, encoded by the coding sequence ATGTTGCTGCTGGCTCTTGAAAGTTCCTGCGACGAGACCTCCGTCGCAGTTGTCCGCAATGGCGCGGAGGTGCTCTCCAACCTGATATCCTCCCAGGTTGATCTGCATGCGGTGTACGGGGGAGTTGTTCCGGAACTGGCCTCGCGCCGCCATCTCGAAGTGATCAATCCCCTGGTGGCTCAGGCGCTGGCGGATGCTGGTGTGAAACCGGGCCAGCTTGAGGGTGTGGCGGCCACCCGGGGGCCGGGTCTGATCGGCGCTTTGCTGGTCGGCCTGTCCTTTGCCAAGGCCTATGCCTATGCCCTGGGTGTTCCCATGATCGGGGTACATCATATTGAGGGTCATATCCTCGCCATTCAGCTTGAACGGCAGGTCGAATTCCCCTTTCTGGCCGCTGCGGTTTCCGGCGGGCATACCCATCTGTTTCGGGTCGACGGAATCGGCCGTTACCGCTTGCTGGGCCGCACTGTTGATGACGCTGCAGGGGAAGCTTTTGACAAAGTGGCTAAAATGCTCGGACTCGGTTATCCGGGCGGCCCGATTATTGACCGCCTGGCCAAGTCCGGGGATGACGGGGGAATCGTGTTCCCGCGACCGCTACTTAAAAAAGACAATTTCGATTTCAGCTTTTCCGGCATGAAGACAGCGGTATTGAATTATCTGCACGGACTTGAAAACCGGCCGGATGACCAACATATCGCTCAGGTTGCCTGTGCCTTTCAAACCGCGGTGGTCGATGTCCTGACCCGGAAGATCATCCGTGCCGCGCGGGCGGAAGGGTTGTGCCGGATTGTGGTGGCTGGCGGGGTTGCCTGTAATTCAGGTCTGCGTGCGACCCTGACCCGTTTGGCTGCCGAAAAGGGTCTTGAAGCTATCTTTCCATCTCCCGGGCTTTGCGCCGATAATGCCGCCATGCTGGCGGTGGCAGGGGATTACTACCTGTCGCGCGGACAGCGCTCCGGACTTGACCTGAACGCTGTTTCCAGCTGGCCGCTGGAACAGGTCCGGGGTTGA
- a CDS encoding aminotransferase class V-fold PLP-dependent enzyme, which yields MSEQKLLYLDNAATSHPKPEEVYRAVDLALRHGGSASRGTHRTSLAADQLVFATRELLAELFHCPDSARFIFTFNATMAINQALFGLLRPGDRVVTSSVEHNAVARPLQALTERDVEVVKVAADPCTGLVAREDLYRACLEQPTRLLVINHCSNVFGTLQNLVGLGSWCHEHGVLLLVDGSQSAGAVPIDLAALEIDLFAAPGHKGLLGPQGTGFLYLREGIELTPLLYGGTGANSHSVHQPAELPERLESGTYNMPGLAGLHAALEFVQRTGISTIRAHEQALVEQLVRGLEQCPGLTIYGSKDFSLRGAAVSFNIDGRDPAEIGYLLDQQQIAVRVGLHCAPDAHRSIGTFPTGSVRVSPGYFTREDDIARFIKAIDGISRCAGSL from the coding sequence ATGTCTGAACAAAAACTGCTTTATCTCGATAACGCTGCCACCAGCCACCCTAAACCGGAAGAGGTCTATCGCGCGGTTGACCTGGCGTTAAGACATGGCGGCAGTGCCAGTCGCGGGACCCATCGGACCAGTCTGGCCGCCGATCAGTTGGTCTTTGCGACCCGGGAGTTGCTGGCGGAACTGTTTCACTGTCCTGATTCGGCCCGCTTCATCTTCACCTTCAATGCGACCATGGCTATCAATCAGGCCCTGTTTGGGCTGTTGCGACCGGGTGACCGGGTGGTGACCAGTAGCGTTGAGCACAATGCCGTTGCCCGGCCTTTGCAGGCCTTGACGGAGCGAGATGTTGAGGTGGTCAAGGTTGCGGCTGATCCTTGTACCGGCCTTGTTGCCAGGGAAGATCTGTACCGCGCTTGTCTGGAACAGCCGACCCGGTTGCTGGTGATTAATCATTGCTCCAATGTCTTTGGAACGCTGCAGAATCTGGTCGGGCTGGGAAGTTGGTGCCATGAACATGGTGTCCTGTTGCTGGTTGACGGTTCGCAATCGGCCGGCGCGGTTCCCATTGACCTGGCCGCGCTCGAGATCGACCTGTTCGCCGCCCCCGGTCACAAAGGGCTGCTCGGACCGCAGGGAACCGGCTTTCTTTATTTACGGGAAGGGATCGAACTGACCCCGCTGCTTTACGGCGGCACCGGCGCCAATTCTCATTCTGTGCATCAGCCGGCCGAATTGCCGGAACGACTGGAAAGCGGGACCTACAATATGCCCGGTTTGGCCGGACTGCACGCTGCGCTGGAGTTCGTTCAACGAACCGGGATTTCAACGATTCGGGCCCATGAACAGGCCCTGGTTGAACAATTGGTCCGTGGTCTGGAGCAGTGCCCCGGGTTGACAATTTATGGCAGCAAGGATTTTTCCTTGAGAGGAGCCGCGGTTTCATTCAATATTGACGGTCGCGATCCGGCTGAGATCGGTTACTTGCTTGATCAGCAGCAGATCGCGGTGCGGGTTGGACTGCATTGTGCTCCGGATGCGCACCGCAGTATCGGTACTTTCCCCACCGGGAGTGTCCGAGTCAGTCCCGGCTACTTCACCCGGGAAGATGATATCGCCCGCTTTATCAAGGCCATTGACGGAATCAGCCGCTGCGCCGGGTCGCTCTGA
- a CDS encoding DUF2062 domain-containing protein, which yields MWRRWGFFRQFKLNMIRLARIQSEPDAVARGMALGLFIGFTPTFGVQIILALLFAFLLRQNKIATFIGVWVTNPLTAPFIYGLEYEIGRVLLGYPSIGSPDFSADLSWKMGVQVGEPLLLGCLVLGIPASIIGYSLTVRFIPSLRQWKIPRWPRRRQKPE from the coding sequence ATGTGGCGACGCTGGGGTTTCTTCAGACAATTTAAATTGAATATGATTCGACTGGCGCGCATCCAGTCCGAACCGGATGCCGTCGCTCGCGGCATGGCCCTGGGTCTGTTCATCGGTTTTACACCGACCTTCGGGGTGCAGATCATCCTTGCTCTCTTGTTCGCTTTTCTGCTGCGGCAGAATAAGATTGCAACTTTTATCGGGGTCTGGGTGACCAATCCGCTGACCGCCCCATTCATTTACGGCCTTGAATACGAAATCGGCCGCGTTCTCCTCGGATACCCATCCATCGGCTCGCCTGATTTCAGTGCCGATCTGAGTTGGAAAATGGGTGTTCAGGTCGGCGAGCCGTTACTGCTTGGTTGCCTGGTGCTGGGCATACCGGCGTCCATCATCGGCTATTCACTGACCGTCAGATTCATTCCCAGCCTGCGCCAATGGAAAATTCCACGCTGGCCGCGCCGGCGCCAGAAACCTGAATAA
- a CDS encoding YkgJ family cysteine cluster protein, producing the protein MCDRPEDKPQTDDAAWEDLCHQCGECCFEKTINSRGKILTTAIPCRFLDIHTRRCRIYPDRFKHEEDCIKLTPENVAELDWLPEGCAYRNLSDK; encoded by the coding sequence ATGTGCGATCGTCCGGAAGATAAGCCACAGACCGATGACGCCGCCTGGGAAGATCTTTGTCATCAATGCGGGGAATGCTGTTTCGAAAAAACCATCAATTCCCGCGGGAAGATCCTTACCACCGCCATCCCCTGTCGATTTCTGGATATTCACACCCGCCGCTGTCGCATTTATCCCGACCGCTTCAAACATGAAGAGGACTGCATCAAGTTAACCCCGGAGAATGTCGCTGAGCTTGATTGGTTACCGGAAGGGTGTGCGTACCGGAATCTTTCGGATAAATAA
- a CDS encoding vitamin B12-dependent ribonucleotide reductase translates to MTQANASAGPKLSQNAMTVLTKRYLKRDSEGTPIETPEDMFRRVAKAINAAEVAVNGKKADHEEDYYRMMTQLDFLPNSPTLMNAGRELGQLSACFVLPVGDSMESIFEAIKNTALIHKSGGGTGFSFSRIRPANDEVQSTSGVSSGPISFMRVFDAATETIKQGGTRRGANMGILRVDHPDIMDFIMAKRDQTILTNFNISVGLTEAFMKAVEKDQDYDIINPRNGKVMKKLNAAKVFNQIVDMAWTNGEPGIIFLDRLNRDNPTPHVGEIESTNPCGEQPLLPYESCNLGSLNLTNMISNGDVDWKKLEQTVRLATRFLDNVIEANKYPLPEIDEMTRSNRKIGLGVMGWADMLILLGIPYNSKDAIALGEKVMKFINDKSHEESIQLAAERGAFPNFKGSIFDKKGADKIRNATCTTIAPTGTISIIANSSSGVEPLFAVSYVRQVLDNNRLIEVHPLFEKIARERGFYSEELMQKIAEKGTVQGMDAVPEDVRRVFVTSHDITPADHVLMQAAFQKYTDNAVSKTVNFCHDASREDVATVYRMAYKEGCKGVTIYRDGSRDMQVLSVAKKEEEKKNEAVIPMESRKASRKRERPRALTGSTYQMETGCGPLYITINQDQNGLFELFTTMGKAGGCAASQCEAIGRLVSLAWRSGVQARQAVKQLIGITCHKPAGFGDNRITSCADAVAKAIELHMLNDEESPTRFVNNGGACPECGGPIEHEGGCCVCHACGYSECA, encoded by the coding sequence ATGACACAAGCGAATGCGTCAGCCGGGCCGAAGTTGTCCCAGAATGCCATGACAGTTCTCACCAAACGCTACCTGAAGCGCGACAGTGAAGGGACACCCATCGAAACCCCGGAAGACATGTTCCGACGGGTCGCAAAAGCCATCAACGCTGCGGAAGTTGCGGTCAACGGTAAAAAGGCGGACCACGAAGAAGATTACTACCGGATGATGACCCAGCTCGACTTTCTTCCAAATTCCCCGACTCTGATGAACGCAGGCCGGGAACTGGGGCAGTTGTCCGCCTGTTTTGTCCTGCCGGTCGGCGATTCCATGGAAAGCATCTTCGAGGCCATTAAAAACACCGCCCTGATTCATAAAAGCGGCGGCGGCACCGGCTTCTCCTTTTCCCGTATCCGCCCGGCCAACGACGAAGTGCAGTCGACCAGCGGGGTGTCTTCAGGACCGATCTCCTTCATGCGGGTCTTCGACGCTGCCACTGAAACCATCAAACAAGGCGGTACCCGGCGTGGGGCCAACATGGGGATCCTGCGGGTCGACCACCCGGATATCATGGATTTCATCATGGCCAAACGCGACCAGACCATCCTAACCAACTTCAATATTTCGGTTGGCCTCACCGAGGCCTTTATGAAGGCGGTGGAAAAGGATCAGGATTACGACATCATCAACCCGCGCAACGGCAAGGTGATGAAAAAGCTCAACGCCGCCAAGGTCTTCAACCAGATCGTCGATATGGCCTGGACCAACGGTGAACCCGGCATTATCTTCCTTGACCGTCTCAATCGCGACAACCCGACTCCCCACGTCGGCGAAATCGAGAGCACCAATCCCTGCGGCGAGCAACCCCTGCTCCCCTATGAATCCTGCAACCTCGGTTCGCTGAACCTGACCAATATGATCAGCAACGGCGATGTCGACTGGAAAAAACTGGAGCAGACCGTCCGGTTGGCAACCCGGTTCCTTGACAACGTCATCGAAGCCAACAAATACCCGCTGCCGGAAATCGATGAAATGACCCGATCCAACCGTAAAATAGGTCTCGGCGTCATGGGTTGGGCCGACATGCTGATTCTCCTCGGCATCCCCTACAACAGCAAGGATGCCATCGCCCTAGGTGAAAAGGTCATGAAATTCATCAATGACAAATCCCATGAGGAGTCGATCCAGCTGGCAGCAGAACGCGGCGCCTTCCCCAACTTCAAAGGGAGTATTTTCGATAAAAAAGGCGCCGACAAGATTCGCAACGCCACCTGCACTACTATTGCGCCGACCGGTACCATCTCCATCATCGCCAACAGCTCCAGCGGCGTGGAGCCGCTGTTTGCAGTTTCCTATGTGCGTCAAGTGCTCGACAACAATCGCCTCATCGAAGTCCATCCGCTGTTTGAAAAGATCGCCCGCGAGCGCGGTTTCTACAGCGAAGAACTGATGCAGAAGATTGCTGAAAAAGGCACGGTTCAGGGGATGGATGCTGTTCCCGAGGATGTTCGCCGGGTCTTCGTCACCTCCCACGACATCACTCCTGCAGACCATGTTTTGATGCAGGCCGCGTTCCAGAAATACACCGACAACGCGGTCTCCAAAACGGTCAACTTCTGTCACGACGCCAGCCGTGAAGATGTCGCCACCGTGTACCGGATGGCCTACAAGGAAGGCTGCAAAGGGGTGACTATTTACCGTGATGGCTCCCGCGACATGCAGGTTTTGTCCGTCGCCAAAAAAGAAGAAGAAAAGAAAAACGAGGCGGTTATTCCGATGGAAAGCCGTAAAGCATCCCGCAAACGGGAGCGGCCGCGGGCGCTCACCGGCTCCACCTATCAGATGGAGACCGGCTGCGGTCCCCTCTATATCACCATCAACCAGGACCAGAACGGCCTCTTCGAGCTGTTTACCACCATGGGCAAAGCCGGCGGCTGTGCAGCGTCCCAATGTGAAGCCATCGGGCGGTTGGTCTCGCTGGCTTGGCGTAGCGGGGTGCAGGCCCGTCAGGCGGTCAAACAGCTGATCGGGATCACCTGCCACAAACCGGCCGGGTTCGGTGACAACCGCATCACGTCCTGCGCTGACGCGGTGGCCAAAGCCATTGAGCTGCACATGCTCAATGATGAAGAGAGCCCGACCCGCTTCGTTAATAACGGCGGCGCCTGCCCGGAATGTGGCGGCCCGATCGAACATGAAGGCGGCTGCTGCGTCTGCCACGCCTGCGGCTATTCCGAGTGCGCCTGA
- a CDS encoding zinc ribbon domain-containing protein YjdM has protein sequence MDTTIPPCPECRSEYGYADRDLLICPECGHEWLAIKQTDTQDSPQFKDANGNILVDGDTVTVIKDLKVKGSSTVVKVGTKVRNIRLTEGDHDIDCKIDGIGAMKLKSEFVKKV, from the coding sequence ATGGACACAACGATCCCCCCCTGCCCGGAATGTCGCTCGGAATACGGCTATGCTGATCGCGACCTGTTGATCTGCCCCGAATGCGGCCACGAATGGCTCGCGATCAAGCAGACGGATACTCAAGACAGCCCCCAGTTTAAAGATGCCAATGGCAACATCCTGGTCGACGGGGACACGGTCACCGTAATCAAGGATCTCAAGGTCAAAGGGAGTTCCACCGTGGTCAAAGTCGGCACCAAAGTCCGGAATATTCGCCTGACCGAGGGGGATCACGATATCGACTGCAAAATCGACGGGATCGGGGCGATGAAACTGAAATCGGAATTTGTTAAAAAGGTATAA